From the genome of Candidatus Thermoplasmatota archaeon, one region includes:
- a CDS encoding bifunctional N(6)-L-threonylcarbamoyladenine synthase/serine/threonine protein kinase: protein MICLGIEGTAHTIGVGIVDQDCKVLANLTKMIDGSKGGIHPREAANHHAENLVPLMHEAVAKAGIKYDDIGLVAFSQGPGLGPCLRTAATAARSLSLSLGVDLIGVNHCVAHLEIGRKVTGCKDPTLLYASGGNTQVIAYSGGRYRVFGETLDVGIGNMIDKFGREVGLPFPSGPQLEKLAKEGKELIELPYSVKGMDVAFSGILTAAIQLRNQGKRLEDLCFSLQETCFAMLVEVTERAMAHVEKDEVLLGGGVVQNKRLQEMVRIMAEERGAKMFVPPGSLCVDNGGMIAWTGLVMHNAGVRTKLEDSAVRQRFRTDEVDLPWMMT from the coding sequence ATGATCTGCCTAGGCATCGAGGGGACCGCCCACACCATAGGTGTCGGAATCGTGGACCAGGACTGCAAGGTCTTGGCCAACCTGACCAAGATGATCGACGGTTCCAAAGGAGGCATCCATCCGAGAGAGGCCGCGAACCATCATGCAGAGAACCTAGTACCGCTGATGCACGAGGCCGTTGCCAAGGCGGGCATCAAGTACGATGACATCGGGCTCGTCGCGTTCTCGCAAGGTCCAGGCCTGGGACCATGCCTCAGGACGGCCGCAACAGCGGCGAGGTCGTTGTCCCTGAGCCTGGGCGTTGACCTCATAGGAGTGAACCACTGCGTCGCTCATCTCGAGATCGGCAGGAAGGTCACAGGCTGCAAGGACCCTACGCTTCTCTACGCGTCAGGAGGGAACACACAGGTGATCGCCTATTCCGGCGGAAGGTACAGGGTGTTCGGGGAGACGCTCGATGTCGGCATCGGGAACATGATAGACAAGTTCGGCCGCGAGGTGGGACTTCCGTTCCCATCGGGGCCACAGCTCGAGAAGCTGGCGAAGGAGGGCAAGGAGCTCATCGAATTGCCGTACAGCGTTAAGGGCATGGATGTCGCATTCTCCGGAATACTGACGGCCGCGATCCAGCTCCGCAACCAGGGCAAGAGGCTCGAGGACCTCTGCTTCTCTCTCCAGGAGACATGCTTCGCCATGCTCGTCGAGGTGACGGAGAGGGCCATGGCCCATGTCGAGAAGGACGAAGTGCTGTTGGGAGGTGGCGTGGTCCAGAACAAGAGGCTTCAGGAGATGGTCAGGATCATGGCCGAGGAGCGCGGGGCGAAGATGTTCGTTCCTCCGGGCTCGTTGTGCGTCGACAACGGCGGGATGATCGCGTGGACCGGCCTGGTGATGCACAATGCCGGGGTGAGGACAAAGCTTGAGGACAGCGCGGTCAGGCAGAGGTTCAGGACCGACGAGGTCGACCTGCCTTGGATGATGACCTGA